TTCAAGGCCGCGACTCTCATAAAACAAAAAAGATGAGTCGCGGTTCAAAGCCTCGACacctcataaaaaaattaaataaaaagagGATGCTAAGATACAAGACCTTTGCgccttacaaaaaaaaaaaaaaatgagttgatgtTTTAGACCACAATCTCTTATAAAAGAGTTCTAAAAAAAGGAGCTGATATTCAAAACCTCGGccctaataaaaaaaattaaattaagagAGGAGCCGAGGTTCACGACCACGaccttcataaaaaaaattaaaaagaggATCATTGATTTTTGGAATGCCAcaaaatattcaaataaaaattacGGAACATATGCAAGTTTACTTTCAATAATCCATATCAGCATCCACGTCCGTCACATAAGCAATTTCTGACAAACACGATATACTTGagtaaaaaaaaaccaaaatgaAACAATATGTAAATTGCATGACTAAAAATACAATTCACCCGTTGAcatgaagaaaataaaaataaaaaaaaaacattcaaaATACATGACTAAAAATGAGAATTCATTGCTAATAGGACCAAAAAAGGAAAAGTTCATAAGGAATcccaaaaatgaaaaaaaaaatagatttatTTTCAAGTGATCACACCTGGTAAAAATTAAACGTGGGGCTTTTATACTAGTACAATTATCTTAAATTTGATGCAAATGTGGGGATTTTAACAAAATAAAGTCGGAATTTCTTTGTAAATCTTCTTATAAACTATTACAATTGGATCTTGTTTATTCCTCTTTTGAAAAACATcaatacatatttttttataagaCCTTGCAACTTCTCTAGGAAACACATCATGTTCAACCAATTAATTGTAATAAAAACACAAAGAATTACATTGAAAAGATGATATACATGTCcaccaaaaataaaatgaatcaCCAATAATCCTTACAAGAACATTGACCATCTTTACAGTGGTGAAATCTGGTTCTATCCCTTACAACAATCTCCTTATTTAACACCTTTGACGCCAGTTTCATAAAGTTGTGGCAATCTTGACAGATCCTAAGGTTTTTTATTATACGGATGCAGGAATCTCTTTCCCCTCTTATTAGCCCATAACAAAGCGCTAACTTCTCGCTGTGCCAAAGAACAGCCTCTCCCTTTTCATCTTCATCCAAATCAACCGTAACACAGCTCGTATTTGGGGCATATCCAACCCGTTTTATCTCATCAACCACTTCATCTAGCTTGTCGTATATCTCAACCGTTTGTTTATGGCTTTTATCAGAAGTCAAAAATTTGTGTATCTCACCATCCATTTCAACCGAACTGCATCCTCGTTCTTTAGATATCCCTTTGTGTTTCATGAACCGTCTCACTTCTCCTACATCACTCCACCTCTTCTCATTGGCATATATGTTTGATAAGAACACATGAGCACCATCATGTTCTGGATCTAAATCAAGAACACGTTTTGCAGCAAATTCGCCTAATTCAAACTCACCATGATTCCGGCAAGCTGCCATAAGGGATCCCCAAATAACGACATTTGGTGCCATTGGCATAGTTTCTACAAGCTCTAAGGCATCTCTAAGTCTATTTGCACGACCGTAGAGGTCTACCATGCAACCATAATGTTCAAGTTTGGGGGTAATTCTATATTCATTCACCATTGATTTGAATACCTCGCGTCCCTCTTCAACTAACCCAGCATGGCTACAAGCATAGAGAACACCCACAAATGTAACCCAATTTGGTTCCACATCTTCACGTTTCATCTGATGAAAATATTTCATGGCATTATCAACATCTCCATGAATCGCAAAACCACTAATCATGCTGGTCCAAGAGATGACATTTTTCCTCCACATCCTATCAAAAACCTCTTTCGCTGCCAAAAGATTCCCACATTTCGCATACATATCAATGAGGGCGTTATTTATAGGCAAAGCTTTTCCGAATCCCATGTCATCTACCAAAGAATGTGTCTTTTTAGCTTGATCCAATGCACCAAGACGAGCACAAGCTGAAATGACACTCAACATGGTTACTTGATCTGGTTTGATTCCAGATTTTATcatatcatgaaatattctcAGAGATTCTCCAGGCGTGTCACTTTCTGCATAGCCAGAGATCATGGCACTCCAACTGACTAAGTCTTTatcatttattttctcaaaaattaatcgAGCAGCTTCAACATTGCCAGCTTCTGAGTATCCAGAGATCATAGCAGTTGAAGCTACAATATTTACAGGATTCAACTTATCATACAAACTTTGTGCCACATCCATGGCTCCACAACTTGCATACATGTTTATAAGTGCACTATGCAGATATGAATCAATCACAAGTTTACGTTCATCTAAAAGCCCATGGACCATTTTTCCAACATCTAAATTTCCAACACGGCCACATGCAGAAAGAATAGTGGTATAAATTCTCTCGTCAGGTTCTGCATCAGAGGTCTTCATCTCTTCCAGCAGAGCTATGACGTTATCAAAGAGCCCAATCTGGCAATATCTGTTCGAAAATGGAATCAAAATCAGGAAAAGAAAAGTACTGAACTCTAGTGTATAAATATTTTTCCCGATTTTATGCTTAATTTACGTAAATACAATAAGTTGGCCATGCATGAAAAGTTCATAAATTCGCCATATTGACATGATTATCCCATTCTGGGCAGatggaagttttaaaatttgtgAAAAATGCAGAAAGTTTAAAGTTCCGAATTTTAAAGCGccaaaaaatacaaatgaacacacaaattttcaattttatatTACGAAACTCACCCATCTATCATAATGTTCCAAGTCACGACATCTCTGTAcgacattttatcaaacaccagACGAGCTTCACTAATATGCCCACACGAAGCGTACATTCCCACCAGAGCAGTCTCCACAAACGGGTCACAGTCAAACCCCATCTTCGACGCCAATCCATGAACCATTTCCCCTTCACTGAGAGCCATGGATTTCGAAGCTGCCTTCAGAAGCGGCGGAAAGCTGTACCTGTCAACTGGAAACGCTTTGTTCTGCATTGTTTGGAAAAAGACAAAAGTGCTTTGCGGGTTGTTAGAGCGGGACAGATGTTTGATGAGCTTGTTGGAGAGGTTCGGTGGCGGCGGGGTGGCGGCGGAGAGGAGGGAGAGGGAATAGGTGGTTGAGCCAGGGAAGGAAAGGGAGGAGAGTAGAAGTTGGAAGAGAAGGTGGTGCTGTTCGTGTTTGAGGATTTGGGTGTGGATTTGCTTGAGCTGACGGAATGCCACGGCGGTGGAGATGAGGTGGGCATAGTTATGCTGGTGGCGGTAAGGGGCGGCGGTGGCCGGAACTGGGAGTAAAGTTTGAGACATGGGTGAAATACtcaaaaaaatatgtaaaaaaatTTCCTTTGTCAAagctttattattattattattattattattattattattattattaattgtgAGCAACTTTTATTAAATACATAAGAAGGATTTTCGATATATTTAAGAACtaaaatttatatcaataaaTACCAAATTAGAAATTTGCGAATTTATTTTAGTTAATGTGTATAAACAGATCAatgtaaattttatataaaaattttggataaatagttttttgttttgctcgcttgtttaattttgagttttcgtttattaaatttttaaagtttgattttgataaacTAACTTTGAAATTTCACATATTTTGATCCAATTTCTTATATAACACTCAAAAATACTGATGTTACGctgaaaatattaatatgacgtcgaaaaatattgatatgacataaaaaattattgatgTATCATCGAAAATTGCTTATTTGTCATATCGCATGTCAATAATTAGATCAAAATagctgaaattttaaaattaatgtatcaaaataaaaactggATACGTTAATTGATATACCAGAAAAATCATTTTCCCAAAAAGTTTATGATTTATTGAAGACTCTTGATTTTTTAATGAATTATTTACTTAGACAAtttgttaaatgaaaatatatttaGAGGAATGCAAAAAAACTGTTAAAATTTTACGATTAAAAAGAACGACAATAGCACGTTCTTAGACTGTTAAATAATTAACCGAACACTGAGATATTATATTTAGTTCGGCTCTAAACTAAACGGAAGACACTCAACATAAACCTCTAAAGAGGGATTAAACATTTTCGAAATCATTTGAAAAGATTGCaattttcaataataaaaaCAGTTTGATTGAAGCGTTTTATCAGACATTTTGTATGCAACATTTTGGTATTTTAtcaaacacataaaatgcttcaaaaaTACATATCGAAACAGTAGcaataagtaaatgcaataaaataaagagacACAAGTTTGTTTATGAAGTTTAAATATCAAATCCTTCTACGTCTTCTCTTCTTCCGTTGCTGGAATGATATCACTGAAAGACTTTGGTTTTACAACAACTTGCACAAAAATACTTCAATTTAGGACTTAGCTCTTGCCTAAATTGAAACTTCTAGCACACTCTCAACTCTAATTGAGACAAAAAATCTCACAACCAAATATAAATGATAGTACATTCTTTAATATCTTTTGTGCAAAGATTTTCACTTGACTATTATATGAAACACATAACTCTTTTGTGTAAGTGAGCTCTCTTCACGATGTTTATTCTATTCTTGAATAGAAGTGTTCTTCAAACTCATTTTTGTGTTGATGATTTATCTCTCAAAGTCCTTCTCTTATAGTTTATCACACATTTTCTTGTTGGGTGGAACAATGTCTAACTTTATCTTTAATATGTCCAAATGCTCCAAACCCTTTAGATATGCTATTTTTTCCCTTTAATTTGATTTTCAAAGTGGTGTttttatgataattaataataatatgaatGTTAGATACAAGATAAAGTCGTTTGGAAAAAATCTGGACAATTTTTGATACTTCAACAGTCATATATGGGTTACTGACAGCTTTTAAGACATGGTTGACTTTTCTGCTCTTTGACAGACCAGTTGGTATCAGGTCCTACTAGATGGTAATACTTGACGTGTGGCTGATCATTTTTCATAATTATAACTTTTAATTCGTCGATATTTTTGACAAAGTAATTAACACAAAAATTGTATCCTTTTGTCTTGGCTTTCCATAGAATCAAGAATCAGTCGATTTCAAGTTCGTATGAGAGAGCTGCTTGAAATATGATAATGTATAAAAATTGAAACTATTTTCTTCATGCTATGTAGAACCATCAACTTCAATGCGCTCTGATTCAGATTTCAACTTGTCAAAATTATTTGTAAATCATTGTCTTATCTTTGTGACAGATACTGAATTGTTCTATTTCGATAATCGAACTGAGAGAAACCATAAAAATACTAGAACTTAGCATGTCCAGCTGGTAGCTACTACAATCGTCCAGCTCGATCTTGCGACCACCAGTTTGCCTAGATAACTAGTGAATTCATCGATCTGGTCTGAGATATGACTTATAGCTTTTGAGTTGGCTGGATGTTCAACCGTTTTGGTGGTTGGTCATTTAGATCATTGGGCTATTAGataaattttaaacaaacaGTTGCGCTAGAAACTAAGTTGTGCTAGAATATTTCTACTTTGACATCTATAAAATACGAGGTACTTTTTAAAAACcagttaaatattt
The Primulina eburnea isolate SZY01 chromosome 5, ASM2296580v1, whole genome shotgun sequence genome window above contains:
- the LOC140832930 gene encoding pentatricopeptide repeat-containing protein At4g14820, with protein sequence MSQTLLPVPATAAPYRHQHNYAHLISTAVAFRQLKQIHTQILKHEQHHLLFQLLLSSLSFPGSTTYSLSLLSAATPPPPNLSNKLIKHLSRSNNPQSTFVFFQTMQNKAFPVDRYSFPPLLKAASKSMALSEGEMVHGLASKMGFDCDPFVETALVGMYASCGHISEARLVFDKMSYRDVVTWNIMIDGYCQIGLFDNVIALLEEMKTSDAEPDERIYTTILSACGRVGNLDVGKMVHGLLDERKLVIDSYLHSALINMYASCGAMDVAQSLYDKLNPVNIVASTAMISGYSEAGNVEAARLIFEKINDKDLVSWSAMISGYAESDTPGESLRIFHDMIKSGIKPDQVTMLSVISACARLGALDQAKKTHSLVDDMGFGKALPINNALIDMYAKCGNLLAAKEVFDRMWRKNVISWTSMISGFAIHGDVDNAMKYFHQMKREDVEPNWVTFVGVLYACSHAGLVEEGREVFKSMVNEYRITPKLEHYGCMVDLYGRANRLRDALELVETMPMAPNVVIWGSLMAACRNHGEFELGEFAAKRVLDLDPEHDGAHVFLSNIYANEKRWSDVGEVRRFMKHKGISKERGCSSVEMDGEIHKFLTSDKSHKQTVEIYDKLDEVVDEIKRVGYAPNTSCVTVDLDEDEKGEAVLWHSEKLALCYGLIRGERDSCIRIIKNLRICQDCHNFMKLASKVLNKEIVVRDRTRFHHCKDGQCSCKDYW